The following proteins are encoded in a genomic region of Brachypodium distachyon strain Bd21 chromosome 1, Brachypodium_distachyon_v3.0, whole genome shotgun sequence:
- the LOC100831817 gene encoding spermine synthase — MEDGGARNVSAAAAQTKSGDDGTSKPLPPCCIKAKAAAAESEAKCHATVVSGWFTEPRSRFGKTSKVQYFNNPMWPGEAHSLKVEKILFQGKSPYQEILVFESSTYGNVLVLDGIVQLTDKDECAYQEMVTHLPLCSIPSPKNVLVVGGGDGGVLREIAKHDSVQTIDICEIDQLVINVCKDYFPHLYVGYEDPRVQLHVGDAVDFLRNAPEGKYDAIIVDSSDPIGPAQELVEKPFFQTIARALKPGGVLCNLAESMWLHTHLIQDMLSICRETFKGAIHYAWTSVPTYPSGVIGFLLCAKEGPPVNFLTPVNPIEKLVGDTIAGKEMRFYNSEIHRAAFILPTFVRKELEAHSISTKKEKPEKPAMKPVQMNIMPDSAILSS, encoded by the exons TTCTGCAGCTGCAGCACAAACAAAGAGTGGGGATGATGGCACATCCAAGCCACTGCCTCCTTGCTGCATCAAGGCGAAGGCTGCTGCAGCAGAATCTGAGGCTAAATGCCACGCTACAGTTGTATCTGGGTGGTTCACAGAACCCCGCTCACGCTTTG GTAAAACAAGCAAAGTGCAGTACTTCAACAATCCAATGTGGCCTG GAGAGGCCCATTCATTGAAAGTAGAGAAGATTTTGTTCCAGGGAAAATCACCTTACCAAGAAATTTTAGTTTTCGAG TCTTCAACCTATGGGAATGTCCTTGTGCTTGATGGTATTGTTCAGCTGACTGACAAGGATGAATGTGCATACCAGGAAATGGTTACTCACCTTCCACTATGCTCTATTCCATCCCCAAAAAAT GTTTTGGTTGTTGGGGGTGGTGATGGTGGTGTACTACGAGAAATAGCGAAGCATGATTCAGTGCAGACTATAGACATATGTGAGATTGATCAGCTGGTTATCAAT GTTTGTAAAGATTACTTCCCACATTTATATGTTGGATATGAAGATCCTCGTGTCCAGCTTCATGTTGGTGATG CTGTGGATTTCTTGAGGAATGCTCCTGAAGGGAAATATGATGCCATTATTGTTGATTCGTCAGATCCAATTG GGCCAGCTCAGGAACTTGTGGAGAAGCCCTTTTTCCAAACAATTGCTAGAGCTTTAAAGCCAGGTGGTGTTCTTTGTAATCTAGCCGAGAGTATGTGGCTGCACACACATCTAATCCAGGATATGCTCTCTATCTGTCGTGAGACATTCAAGGGTGCCATCCACTATGCCTGGACAAGCGTTCCAACATATCCTAG TGGTGTCATTGGGTTCCTGCTATGCGCAAAGGAAGGTCCACCAGTGAACTTCTTGACTCCTGTGAATCCAATTGAGAAACTGGTAGGAGATACAATAGCTGGAAAGGAAATGAGATTTTACAACTCAGAG ATTCATAGGGCTGCTTTTATTCTGCCAACATTTGTGAGGAAGGAACTGGAGGCACATAGCATTTCTACCAAAAAG GAGAAACCAGAGAAGCCAGCCATGAAACCAGTCCAGATGAATATAATGCCAGACAGCGCCATCCTGAGCTCCTGA
- the LOC100832115 gene encoding putative E3 ubiquitin-protein ligase UBR7: MAGDGSDTAFPDEAEQTVTLNEYIDGIEAEELEADLVLGGDDGNECTYAGGYLKRQAVFSCITCVPDGVAGICTACCITCHEGHEVVELWTKRNFRCDCGNSKFGGHLCKLNPEKDPENPANSYNHNFKGFYCTCGRPYPDPEAKEQVEMIQCCICEDWFHEDHIGLDSIVKMPRDEEGEPLYEDFICHKCSPICYFLKLYPETIWASSKQSSASQAFTADSNGLEEDSADQADTEKNENGARVDHLSVEKPSVEDNCAEDIAAPEKSILGDNSGGNCKLGMDVDRTSADLEKAMPFFMSKGWRDILCRCGTCTKVYAQRGIAHLTDKDDSIEEYEKVAKQKREKKLEQQEGAEANFINSLNHVQKIEILSGISDIKNELHSFLQSFDPSKAVTSEDVRSIFENLAKKKQRLS; the protein is encoded by the exons atggccggcgacggGAGCGACACCGCCTTCCCGGACGAGGCCGAGCAGACGGTCACCCTCAACGAGTACATCGACGGCATCGAGGCCGAGGAGCTG GAGGCGGATTTGGTGCTCGGAGGGGATGACGGCAACGAGTGCACCTATGCCGGCGGCTACCTCAAGCGCCAGGCCGTCTTCTCCTGCATCACCTGCGTGCCTGACGGCGTCGCAGGGATCTGCACCGCCTGCTGCATCACCTGTCATGAAGGCCATGAG GTTGTTGAACTTTGGACAAAGCGAAATTTTCGCTGTGACTGTGGCAACTCAAAGTTTGGGGGTCACCTCTGCAAACTTAACCCTGAGAAAGATCCTGAGAATCCAGCAAATTCTTATAATCACAACTTCAAGGGTTTCTATTGTACATGTGGTAGGCCTTATCCTGACCCAGAAGCCAAGGAGCAAGTTGAAATGATACAGTGTTGTATTTGTGAAGACTGGTTTCATGAGGATCATATTGGTCTTGACTCTATCGTAAAG ATGCCACGAGATGAGGAAGGGGAGCCACTCTACGAGGATTTCATATGCCATAAATGCTCACcgatttgttattttttgaaactctACCCTGAGACAATTTGGGCTTCTAGTAAGCAGAGTTCTGCATCACAAGCTTTTACCGCTGATTCAAATGGTCTGGAAGAAGACTCTGCAGATCAGGCTGACActgagaaaaatgaaaatggtGCTCGTGTAGACCATCTGAGCGTTGAAAAGCCTTCTGTTGAGGACAATTGCGCAGAAGATATTGCAGCTCCAGAGAAGTCCATTTTGGGTGACAATTCAGGTGGCAACTGTAAGCTAGGAATGGATGTAGATAGAACATCAGCTGATTTAGAGAAAGCCATGCCCTTTTTCATGTCAAAAggctggagagatattctatGCAGATGCGGAACATGCACCAAGGTCTATGCACAACGAGGCATTGCACATCTTACTGACAAGGATGACTCTATTGAGGAATACGAAAAGGTTGCTAAGCAGAAGAGGGAGAAGAAGTTAGAGCAACAGGAAGGAGCTGAAGCTAACTTTATCAATTCACTTAATCATGTCCAGAAGATAGAGATATTGAGTGGCATCAGTGACATCAAGAATGAGTTGCACTCCTTTCTG CAATCCTTTGATCCATCAAAAGCAGTCACATCTGAAGATGTACGATCTATTTTTGAGAATCTTGCTAAGAAGAAACAGAGGTTATCCTGA